The following coding sequences lie in one Nocardioides sambongensis genomic window:
- a CDS encoding glycine betaine ABC transporter substrate-binding protein → MKTLKRVGAAAMALSVGMTLAACGSDDSDGGSDGGDTITLGIIPSWTDGLSMAYLWQAVLEDEGYTVEIEEVAEAAPLYTGVARGDVDVYPSAWPEVTHASYMKEYGDDLEVIGTYYDNAKLTMAVPEYSELNSIEDLVGKADQYDGKIIGIEPGAGLTEITKNTVMPEYGLDKDYELVTSSTTAMLAELQKATDNEEDIVVTLWRPFWANTAFPVKDLEDPKGALGEPEGLAEVATAGFSDDHPDVAEMMANAKLDDEQYGSLEDMVVNEYGEGKEAEAVQAWLEENQDWVDSLQG, encoded by the coding sequence ATGAAGACATTGAAGCGAGTCGGTGCGGCGGCCATGGCGCTGAGCGTCGGGATGACGTTGGCGGCCTGCGGGTCCGACGACAGCGACGGGGGCTCCGACGGAGGGGACACCATCACCCTGGGCATCATCCCGTCCTGGACCGACGGTCTGTCGATGGCCTACCTGTGGCAGGCCGTCCTCGAGGACGAGGGCTACACCGTGGAGATCGAGGAGGTCGCCGAGGCGGCTCCGCTCTACACCGGTGTCGCGCGCGGTGACGTCGACGTCTACCCGTCGGCGTGGCCCGAGGTCACCCACGCCTCCTACATGAAGGAGTACGGCGACGACCTCGAGGTGATCGGCACCTACTACGACAACGCCAAGCTGACGATGGCGGTGCCGGAGTACTCCGAGCTCAACTCGATCGAGGACCTGGTCGGCAAGGCAGACCAGTACGACGGCAAGATCATCGGCATCGAGCCCGGCGCCGGCCTCACCGAGATCACCAAGAACACGGTGATGCCCGAGTACGGCCTGGACAAGGACTACGAGCTGGTCACCTCCTCGACCACCGCGATGCTCGCCGAGCTGCAGAAGGCGACGGACAACGAAGAGGACATCGTCGTCACCCTCTGGCGTCCGTTCTGGGCCAACACCGCCTTCCCGGTCAAGGACCTGGAGGACCCCAAGGGCGCGCTCGGCGAGCCCGAGGGCCTGGCCGAGGTCGCCACCGCCGGCTTCAGCGACGACCACCCCGACGTGGCCGAGATGATGGCCAACGCCAAGCTCGACGACGAGCAGTACGGCTCGCTCGAGGACATGGTCGTCAACGAGTACGGCGAGGGCAAGGAAGCCGAGGCCGTCCAGGCCTGGCTGGAGGAGAACCAGGACTGGGTCGACTCCCTCCAGGGCTGA
- a CDS encoding ABC transporter permease codes for MSTDIVSADGWERIDGVPRIPVGEWVDEGFDWIYDHFGDFLDRVGDAGESAVDGISGLLNGPAPLVMAAVFALLAWFARDWKLGIGTFVGMAFIISMDQWENAMATLALILLATVLALVIGIPLGVLAASWDWFSRVVRPVMDLMQTMPAFVWLVPVVTAFGLNVTAGLVATVIFALPPGVRLTELGIRQVDAEVVEAGHAFGATRGQILREVQLPLATPTVMAGINQVIMLALSMAVIAGLVGAPGLGKAVTESISRLNVGLGFEAGLSVVVLAVFLDRVTAAAGKRQPGRGRLRALIGRSTGGGRAEEGGSTTTEQETAAA; via the coding sequence ATGAGCACGGACATCGTCTCGGCCGACGGTTGGGAGCGTATCGACGGCGTCCCCCGGATCCCGGTCGGCGAGTGGGTCGACGAGGGGTTCGACTGGATCTACGACCACTTCGGTGACTTCCTCGACCGGGTCGGCGACGCCGGCGAGAGCGCCGTCGACGGCATCTCCGGCCTGCTCAACGGTCCCGCTCCGTTGGTCATGGCGGCGGTGTTCGCACTGCTCGCCTGGTTCGCCCGCGACTGGAAGCTGGGGATCGGCACCTTCGTCGGGATGGCGTTCATCATCTCGATGGACCAGTGGGAGAACGCGATGGCCACCCTCGCGCTCATCCTCCTCGCGACGGTGCTCGCCCTGGTCATCGGCATCCCGCTCGGTGTCCTCGCCGCGAGCTGGGACTGGTTCAGCAGGGTGGTCCGACCGGTGATGGACCTGATGCAGACCATGCCGGCGTTCGTCTGGCTGGTGCCGGTGGTGACCGCGTTCGGCCTGAACGTCACCGCCGGACTCGTGGCCACCGTCATCTTCGCGCTGCCGCCAGGGGTCCGGCTCACCGAGCTGGGCATCCGGCAGGTCGACGCGGAGGTGGTCGAGGCCGGGCACGCGTTCGGTGCCACGCGCGGTCAGATCCTGCGCGAGGTCCAGCTGCCGCTGGCCACCCCGACGGTGATGGCGGGTATCAACCAGGTCATCATGCTGGCGCTCTCGATGGCCGTCATCGCCGGCCTGGTGGGCGCACCGGGCCTCGGCAAGGCAGTCACCGAGTCCATCTCCCGGCTCAACGTCGGGCTCGGCTTCGAGGCCGGCCTCTCCGTGGTCGTCCTCGCCGTCTTCCTGGACCGGGTGACCGCCGCCGCCGGCAAGCGCCAGCCCGGGCGCGGCCGGCTGCGGGCCCTGATCGGCCGCTCCACCGGTGGCGGGCGTGCCGAGGAGGGCGGGTCCACGACCACCGAACAGGAGACGGCTGCCGCCTGA
- a CDS encoding 50S ribosomal protein L25/general stress protein Ctc — MSEEHIKGEARTEFGKGAARRIRRENKVPAVIYGHGADPIHLTLPGHETMMALRHGGVNALLEIDVDGKKHLALTKQVQTDPVRRVLEHVDFVSVKRGEKVTVEVPVHLVGEAAKETIVVTDATVIEVEAEATHIPEYIEVDITGAEAGTQFLAGSLTLPKGSTLLTDAEVLVVNVSEAQSQASLDAELEEAEAEAGIERDEAEVEVVGESAEDDSE; from the coding sequence ATGTCCGAAGAGCACATCAAGGGCGAGGCCCGCACCGAGTTCGGCAAGGGCGCGGCCCGCCGCATCCGCCGCGAGAACAAGGTCCCGGCCGTGATCTACGGTCACGGTGCCGACCCGATCCACCTGACCCTGCCCGGCCACGAGACCATGATGGCGCTGCGCCACGGTGGCGTGAACGCCCTCCTCGAGATCGACGTGGACGGCAAGAAGCACCTCGCGCTGACCAAGCAGGTCCAGACCGACCCGGTCCGCCGCGTCCTCGAGCACGTCGACTTCGTCTCCGTCAAGCGCGGCGAGAAGGTCACCGTCGAGGTGCCCGTGCACCTGGTCGGCGAGGCCGCCAAGGAGACCATCGTGGTCACCGACGCCACGGTGATCGAGGTCGAGGCCGAGGCCACCCACATCCCCGAGTACATCGAGGTCGACATCACCGGTGCCGAGGCCGGCACCCAGTTCCTCGCCGGCAGCCTGACCCTGCCCAAGGGCTCGACGCTGCTCACCGACGCCGAGGTGCTCGTCGTCAACGTCTCCGAGGCCCAGAGCCAGGCGTCCCTGGACGCCGAGCTGGAGGAGGCCGAGGCCGAGGCCGGCATCGAGCGCGACGAGGCCGAGGTCGAGGTCGTCGGCGAGTCCGCCGAGGACGACTCGGAGTGA
- a CDS encoding quaternary amine ABC transporter ATP-binding protein, with protein MPVIEAHEVYKVFGRRPERGVTRLKEGATREELRADDLTAAVIDASFEVAEGEIFVVMGLSGSGKSTLIRTVNGLQPPTAGTIRVGGEDLAGLDGGELRRIRRERISMVFQHFALFPHRTVGENAAYGLKVNGVNRAEREQAAERALQMVGLGGWGGSLPGELSGGMRQRVGLARALAAETDVMLMDEAFSALDPLIRREMQDQLVELQHELGKTILFITHDLNEAMRLGDHIAMMRDGRIVQQGTAEQILNDPANDYVAQFVQDVDRTRVLTASAVMEPPVAVLGAGQGPRAAHKLIREHQMSSVMVVSRDRVLQGVVTEKAAADAVAAGRDDLAGVMQAAASVGPDVAVADLFAASADSAVPLAVIDDSGRLQGVIPRVTLLSALGDTAGPEAADAVHAVLIEEGSQE; from the coding sequence GTGCCAGTCATCGAAGCCCACGAGGTCTACAAGGTGTTCGGGCGTCGACCCGAGCGAGGCGTCACCCGGCTCAAGGAAGGCGCGACCCGGGAGGAGTTGCGCGCCGACGACCTGACCGCTGCGGTGATCGACGCCTCCTTCGAGGTCGCCGAGGGCGAGATCTTCGTGGTGATGGGCCTGTCCGGGTCCGGGAAGTCCACGCTGATCCGCACCGTCAACGGACTGCAGCCCCCCACCGCCGGCACGATCCGGGTCGGTGGCGAGGACCTCGCCGGCCTGGACGGCGGTGAGCTGCGCCGGATCCGCCGGGAGCGGATCAGCATGGTCTTCCAGCACTTCGCGCTCTTCCCGCACCGCACGGTCGGCGAGAACGCCGCCTACGGCCTCAAGGTCAACGGCGTGAACCGGGCCGAGCGGGAGCAGGCCGCCGAGCGCGCGCTGCAGATGGTCGGCCTGGGCGGCTGGGGCGGCTCGCTGCCCGGCGAGCTCTCCGGCGGCATGCGGCAGCGGGTCGGCCTGGCCCGCGCGCTGGCGGCCGAGACCGACGTGATGCTGATGGACGAGGCGTTCAGCGCCCTGGACCCGCTGATCCGTCGTGAGATGCAGGACCAGCTGGTCGAGCTGCAGCACGAGCTGGGCAAGACGATCCTGTTCATCACCCACGACCTGAACGAGGCGATGCGGCTGGGTGACCACATCGCGATGATGCGCGACGGCCGGATCGTCCAGCAGGGCACCGCCGAGCAGATCCTCAACGACCCCGCCAACGACTACGTCGCGCAGTTCGTGCAGGACGTCGACCGCACCCGGGTGCTCACCGCGTCCGCGGTGATGGAGCCCCCCGTCGCCGTGCTCGGCGCCGGCCAGGGCCCCCGGGCCGCGCACAAGCTGATCCGCGAGCACCAGATGTCGTCGGTGATGGTGGTGTCCCGCGACCGGGTGCTGCAGGGCGTGGTCACCGAGAAGGCCGCGGCCGATGCCGTCGCCGCCGGTCGCGACGACCTCGCCGGCGTGATGCAGGCCGCGGCCTCGGTCGGGCCCGACGTCGCGGTGGCCGACCTCTTCGCCGCGTCCGCCGACAGTGCCGTGCCGCTCGCCGTCATCGACGACAGCGGTCGGCTGCAGGGCGTGATCCCCCGGGTCACCCTGCTCAGCGCGCTCGGCGACACCGCAGGCCCCGAGGCGGCGGACGCCGTGCACGCGGTGCTGATCGAGGAAGGGAGCCAGGAATGA
- the pth gene encoding aminoacyl-tRNA hydrolase — MADVPVWLVVGLGNPGPSYAGHRHNVGYLVVDELARRLGSGFRAHKSGRADVVEGRLGAPGTPGPRVVLAKPRSYMNEVGGPTKALATFYKVTPERIIAIHDELDIDFGTLRIKCGGGDNGHNGLKSLRSSFGSGDFYRVRAGIGRPPGRQEVSDFVLSNYSGAERKELPFQVDSAADAVETLITDGLEKTQQRFNS; from the coding sequence ATGGCGGACGTCCCGGTGTGGCTCGTGGTCGGCCTGGGCAACCCCGGCCCCTCCTACGCCGGTCACCGGCACAACGTGGGCTATCTCGTCGTCGACGAGCTCGCCCGACGCCTCGGCAGCGGCTTCCGGGCGCACAAGTCGGGTCGCGCGGATGTCGTCGAAGGACGCCTCGGAGCGCCCGGCACACCCGGCCCGCGGGTCGTCCTCGCCAAGCCGCGCAGCTACATGAACGAGGTCGGCGGACCGACCAAGGCCCTCGCCACCTTCTACAAGGTCACCCCGGAGCGGATCATCGCGATCCACGACGAGCTCGACATCGACTTCGGGACGCTGCGGATCAAGTGCGGCGGCGGCGACAACGGCCACAACGGCCTGAAGTCGCTGCGCTCCTCCTTCGGCAGCGGTGACTTCTACCGGGTCCGCGCCGGCATCGGGCGACCGCCCGGGCGCCAGGAGGTCTCGGACTTCGTCCTCTCCAACTACTCCGGGGCCGAGCGCAAGGAACTGCCCTTCCAGGTCGACTCCGCCGCCGACGCGGTGGAGACCCTGATCACCGACGGCCTCGAGAAGACCCAGCAGCGGTTCAACTCCTGA
- the pepN gene encoding aminopeptidase N, translating into MPLQLSEARERAALVSDVRTSVHLDLRSTERFTVEAVIAFDCARPGAATFLELTDGVDVLLNGSPAPYDGERIALRDLATSNEVRVSASLPYVTDGDGMTVTVDPADGERYVCAFTAMDVARKVLPCFDQPDLKTTLDVSVTAPQHWTVLANGREAGRAPAADGEGVRWSFAPTPPISSYVFFVAAGPWVSVTWDEPYSEAAGGTLPFGWHARASQRRQLERDADELRRITSSCFQWFTEAFDPPYAFDDYQQVFTPGLNWGAMEFPGCVAFRDEYLVAGTPTELQRQWLATTIAHEMAHMWFGDLVTMRWWEDTWLNESFADFMGFEVGAEAAGYDGAWVTAALTRKTTGYRADRRRSTHPVAEDAERVPDADTAFANFDMITYAKGNATLRQLGTWLGEDFLAGVNRHLRGHAFGNADLAEFLDALDAETDRDVRDWAQRWLRSTGFDAIEVSREGDVPVLTRHGSRQHRFSVAAFEEDMTPVGSAVVDLADTPLRLEQYAGKVVVPNAGDETFAALRWDAPTWAAIRAGLSRVPDPLTRAVLWWSAIDGVESHEVSLEEFAGLLADHLAAERHPVILESVVAAALRVARIYCTPQDVRPFLDVLGGVAESALDSGVPSLVPCATRTLAGTGADPDLVRGFLTEEADPELRWIAVRRLAELGEAEHIEAEEQRDRSVSGHLAALTARAAVATAEAKAATWDRLMGGDLANHEFTAVSAGFWGWEQSDLVAGYLERYLSDGLALAQRSGQGMGQVIGRAVPHLPLPAAERRRLRDAFAATLARDDVPIVLARWWNDGLDDLDRALSAEVAV; encoded by the coding sequence ATGCCCCTGCAGCTGTCCGAGGCGCGTGAGCGCGCTGCGCTGGTCTCCGATGTCCGCACCTCCGTCCACCTCGACCTCCGCTCGACGGAGCGGTTCACGGTGGAGGCGGTGATCGCCTTCGACTGCGCCCGCCCGGGCGCCGCGACGTTCCTGGAGCTGACGGACGGGGTCGACGTACTCCTCAACGGGTCGCCGGCGCCGTACGACGGCGAGCGGATCGCGCTGCGCGACCTGGCGACCAGCAACGAGGTGCGGGTGAGCGCCTCGCTCCCCTACGTCACCGACGGTGACGGGATGACGGTGACCGTCGACCCGGCCGACGGCGAGCGCTACGTGTGCGCCTTCACCGCGATGGACGTGGCGCGCAAGGTGCTCCCCTGCTTCGACCAGCCGGACCTGAAGACCACCCTGGACGTCTCGGTGACCGCCCCGCAGCACTGGACGGTGCTGGCCAACGGCCGCGAGGCGGGGCGCGCTCCGGCTGCGGACGGCGAGGGGGTGCGCTGGTCGTTCGCGCCGACCCCGCCGATCTCCTCCTACGTCTTCTTCGTCGCGGCCGGGCCGTGGGTCTCGGTGACCTGGGACGAGCCCTACTCCGAGGCGGCGGGCGGCACACTGCCGTTCGGTTGGCACGCCCGGGCCTCCCAGCGCCGCCAGCTGGAACGGGACGCCGACGAGCTGCGCCGGATCACCAGCAGCTGCTTCCAGTGGTTCACCGAGGCGTTCGACCCGCCCTACGCCTTCGACGACTACCAGCAGGTGTTCACGCCGGGGCTGAACTGGGGCGCGATGGAGTTCCCCGGCTGCGTCGCCTTCCGCGACGAGTACCTGGTCGCCGGGACCCCCACCGAGCTGCAGCGGCAGTGGCTGGCCACCACCATCGCCCACGAGATGGCCCACATGTGGTTCGGCGACCTGGTCACCATGCGCTGGTGGGAGGACACCTGGCTCAACGAGTCCTTCGCCGACTTCATGGGGTTCGAGGTGGGTGCCGAGGCGGCCGGGTACGACGGAGCGTGGGTCACCGCCGCGCTGACCCGCAAGACCACCGGCTACCGGGCCGACCGGCGCCGGTCCACGCACCCGGTGGCCGAAGACGCCGAGCGGGTGCCGGACGCGGACACCGCCTTCGCGAACTTCGACATGATCACCTACGCGAAGGGCAACGCGACGCTGCGCCAGCTCGGCACCTGGCTGGGCGAGGACTTCCTGGCCGGCGTCAACCGGCACCTGCGCGGGCACGCCTTCGGCAACGCCGACCTCGCCGAGTTCCTCGACGCCCTGGACGCCGAGACGGACCGGGACGTGCGGGACTGGGCGCAGCGATGGCTGCGCAGCACCGGGTTCGACGCGATCGAGGTGTCCCGGGAGGGCGACGTACCGGTGCTGACCCGGCACGGCAGCCGCCAGCACCGGTTCTCGGTGGCCGCCTTCGAGGAGGACATGACGCCGGTCGGGTCGGCCGTGGTCGACCTCGCCGACACCCCGCTCCGCCTGGAGCAGTACGCCGGGAAGGTGGTCGTCCCCAACGCCGGTGACGAGACGTTCGCGGCGCTGCGCTGGGACGCCCCGACCTGGGCGGCGATCCGCGCGGGACTCTCCCGGGTCCCGGACCCGCTGACCCGGGCGGTGCTGTGGTGGAGCGCGATCGACGGCGTCGAGTCCCACGAGGTGTCGCTGGAGGAGTTCGCCGGGCTGCTCGCCGACCACCTCGCTGCGGAGCGGCACCCGGTGATCCTGGAGTCGGTGGTCGCCGCCGCGCTCCGGGTGGCACGGATCTACTGCACGCCGCAGGACGTGCGCCCGTTCCTCGACGTGCTCGGCGGGGTGGCGGAGTCCGCGCTGGACTCGGGCGTGCCGAGCCTGGTGCCCTGCGCGACCCGCACCCTGGCCGGGACCGGCGCCGACCCCGACCTGGTCCGCGGCTTCCTCACCGAGGAGGCCGACCCGGAGCTGCGCTGGATCGCGGTACGACGCCTGGCCGAGCTCGGCGAGGCGGAGCACATCGAGGCCGAGGAGCAGCGCGACCGCTCGGTCTCGGGGCACCTGGCCGCGCTCACCGCCCGCGCCGCGGTGGCCACCGCGGAGGCGAAGGCGGCGACCTGGGACCGGCTGATGGGCGGCGACCTGGCCAACCACGAGTTCACGGCGGTCTCCGCGGGCTTCTGGGGTTGGGAGCAGTCCGACCTGGTCGCCGGCTACCTGGAGCGCTACCTCTCCGACGGCCTGGCGCTGGCCCAGCGCTCGGGCCAGGGCATGGGCCAGGTCATCGGCCGCGCCGTACCGCACCTGCCGCTGCCGGCCGCCGAGCGGCGTCGGCTGCGCGACGCGTTCGCCGCGACGCTGGCCCGCGACGACGTACCGATCGTGCTGGCGCGGTGGTGGAACGACGGGCTCGACGACCTCGATCGCGCGCTCTCGGCCGAGGTTGCAGTCTGA